A window of the Roseburia sp. 831b genome harbors these coding sequences:
- a CDS encoding spore maturation protein, with protein MNFLVFLSNAILPFLVFFIVGMGILMKQNVYEQFLEGAKDGFQTAISILPTLIGLMVAVGILRASGFLDAISAVLSNIMALFHFPAELVPLALVKMFSSSAATGLLLDLYKEYGTDSRLGLIASIMMSSTETIFYTMSVYFMAAHVKKTRYTLWGSLVATFFGIAASVFFAGFCGV; from the coding sequence ATGAATTTTCTGGTCTTTCTGTCGAACGCAATCCTTCCGTTTTTGGTCTTTTTCATTGTAGGAATGGGCATTTTAATGAAACAAAATGTCTACGAACAATTTTTGGAAGGGGCAAAAGATGGATTCCAGACTGCGATTTCCATCTTGCCGACACTGATTGGTCTCATGGTAGCAGTTGGGATTCTTCGGGCGTCCGGTTTTTTAGATGCGATAAGTGCAGTTCTTTCTAATATTATGGCGCTGTTTCATTTTCCGGCAGAACTGGTACCGCTTGCTTTGGTAAAAATGTTCTCCTCTTCTGCGGCGACGGGGCTCCTTTTGGATTTGTATAAAGAATACGGTACAGATTCCAGGCTGGGGCTCATCGCCTCTATCATGATGAGTTCCACAGAGACAATTTTTTACACCATGTCGGTTTACTTTATGGCGGCACATGTAAAAAAGACGCGTTACACACTGTGGGGCTCGTTGGTTGCAACGTTTTTTGGCATTGCGGCAAGCGTATTTTTTGCAGGATTCTGTGGCGTATAG
- the atpD gene encoding F0F1 ATP synthase subunit beta produces the protein MKTGKIVQVMGPVVDVEFEDEELPAIRDALEVLNGDKKCVMEVAQHIGNNTVRCIMLASSEGLCRDMEVTATGSGIKTPVGEQTLGRLFNVLGEAIDGGDQLDGAEKWEIHREPPTFEEQNPAEEILETGIKVIDLLAPYAKGGKIGLFGGAGVGKTVLIQELISNIATEHGGYSIFTGVGERSREGNDLWTEMKESGVLEKTALVFGQMNEPPGARMRVAETGLTMAEYFRDEKHQNVLLFIDNIFRFTQAGSEVSALLGRMPSAVGYQPTLATEMGELQERIASTKNGSVTSVQAVYVPADDLTDPAPATTFAHLDATTVLSRKIVEQGIYPAVDPLESSSRILEPDIVGEEHYQVARKVQEILQKYKELQDIIAILGMEELADEDKLLVFRARKIQKFLSQPFHVAENFTGIQGVYVPLKETIRGFKAIIDGEMDEYPENAFFNVGTIEDVIEKAKNMQ, from the coding sequence ATGAAAACAGGAAAAATTGTCCAGGTGATGGGACCTGTTGTCGATGTAGAATTCGAAGATGAAGAATTACCGGCAATCAGGGACGCACTTGAAGTTTTAAATGGTGATAAAAAGTGTGTGATGGAAGTCGCACAGCATATTGGAAATAATACCGTCCGTTGTATCATGCTTGCTTCCAGCGAGGGACTTTGTCGTGACATGGAAGTAACAGCAACCGGAAGCGGTATCAAGACACCAGTCGGTGAGCAGACCTTAGGCCGTCTGTTCAACGTATTAGGTGAAGCAATTGATGGTGGTGACCAGCTTGATGGTGCCGAAAAGTGGGAAATCCACAGAGAACCACCTACATTTGAAGAACAGAACCCGGCAGAGGAAATCCTTGAGACCGGTATCAAAGTTATCGACCTTCTTGCTCCTTATGCAAAAGGTGGTAAAATCGGTTTGTTCGGTGGTGCCGGAGTAGGTAAAACCGTATTAATTCAGGAGTTAATCAGCAACATAGCCACAGAGCATGGCGGATACTCCATTTTTACCGGAGTTGGAGAGCGTTCCAGAGAGGGTAATGACCTTTGGACAGAAATGAAAGAATCCGGTGTATTAGAGAAAACAGCGCTAGTGTTTGGTCAGATGAACGAGCCACCTGGAGCTCGTATGCGTGTCGCTGAGACAGGACTTACCATGGCAGAATATTTCCGTGATGAGAAGCATCAGAACGTGCTTTTATTCATCGATAATATCTTCCGTTTCACACAGGCAGGTTCCGAGGTATCTGCTCTGTTAGGACGTATGCCATCAGCCGTAGGTTATCAGCCAACACTTGCAACTGAGATGGGTGAATTACAGGAACGTATCGCTTCCACAAAGAACGGTTCCGTTACATCCGTACAGGCGGTTTATGTGCCAGCCGATGACTTGACTGACCCGGCTCCTGCTACAACATTCGCACATCTGGATGCAACAACCGTATTGTCCAGAAAGATTGTAGAGCAAGGTATTTACCCGGCCGTTGACCCATTAGAGTCAAGCTCCCGTATCCTTGAGCCTGATATTGTCGGAGAAGAACATTACCAGGTTGCACGTAAGGTACAGGAGATTTTACAGAAATATAAAGAATTACAGGATATCATCGCAATCCTTGGTATGGAAGAATTAGCAGACGAAGATAAATTGTTGGTATTCCGTGCCAGAAAGATTCAGAAGTTCTTATCACAGCCATTCCATGTAGCGGAGAACTTTACTGGTATTCAGGGTGTGTATGTGCCATTAAAAGAAACCATCCGTGGATTCAAAGCAATCATCGATGGTGAGATGGATGAATATCCAGAAAATGCATTCTTCAACGTAGGAACTATTGAAGACGTCATTGAAAAAGCAAAAAACATGCAGTAG
- the atpC gene encoding ATP synthase F1 subunit epsilon gives MATNTFYLKIISANRVFYSGRCRSLIVPEYDGQKEILAHHEDMIIAIDEGEMRFQPEGSDNWEYAVVGMGFVEIINNRVTLLVETAERPEEIDVARALEAKERAEEQLRQKQSIQEYYHSRASLARAMARLKATSGK, from the coding sequence ATGGCAACCAATACATTTTATTTAAAAATCATATCTGCAAACCGTGTGTTTTATTCCGGAAGATGTCGTTCTTTGATTGTCCCGGAATATGATGGACAAAAAGAGATTTTAGCTCATCATGAAGATATGATTATTGCAATCGATGAAGGTGAGATGCGTTTTCAGCCGGAAGGAAGCGATAACTGGGAATATGCAGTTGTCGGCATGGGATTCGTTGAAATCATCAACAACCGTGTCACACTTTTGGTAGAGACCGCAGAAAGACCGGAAGAGATTGATGTTGCGAGAGCACTTGAGGCGAAAGAGAGAGCCGAAGAGCAGCTTCGCCAGAAACAAAGCATTCAGGAATATTATCATTCCAGAGCGTCACTTGCGAGAGCAATGGCGAGATTAAAGGCTACATCAGGTAAATAA
- a CDS encoding YczE/YyaS/YitT family protein gives MKNINLFQLTKRIIVFLAGLLIIQTGVAIFIQTSIGADPFTIFTTGIARLLHMNVGNANLLLSILFTLVIIAVFREWKQINIGTVMALMFAGVCINLMNRVIMPLSLGNFPVPVRLCFVVVSCILIAIGFSMEKACDLGVAPNDLFILIFTDKTKLEYRFVRIGIDLTFLTVGFLLCGVDTFGSTLGFGTVLNALIQGPLIQFFMERVEKVIKPLIASDGTKKQIPEGSEE, from the coding sequence ATGAAAAATATAAATTTATTCCAGCTTACAAAGCGTATTATTGTGTTTCTTGCAGGTCTTTTGATTATTCAGACAGGAGTTGCAATCTTTATCCAGACGTCGATTGGAGCAGATCCATTCACTATTTTTACAACGGGAATTGCGCGTCTGTTGCATATGAACGTCGGCAATGCCAATCTGCTTTTGTCGATTCTTTTTACACTTGTAATCATTGCGGTGTTCCGTGAGTGGAAACAGATTAATATCGGAACAGTGATGGCACTAATGTTCGCCGGTGTATGCATCAATTTGATGAACCGTGTGATTATGCCATTGTCGTTAGGAAACTTTCCGGTTCCGGTACGACTTTGCTTTGTGGTAGTCAGTTGTATTCTGATTGCCATTGGATTTTCCATGGAAAAAGCATGCGACCTTGGTGTTGCACCGAATGATTTGTTCATTCTTATTTTTACAGATAAAACAAAACTGGAATATCGTTTTGTCAGAATTGGAATCGACCTTACCTTTTTAACGGTTGGATTCTTACTTTGCGGTGTAGATACATTTGGTTCTACACTCGGATTTGGAACCGTGTTAAATGCGCTGATTCAGGGACCGCTCATCCAATTCTTTATGGAGCGCGTTGAGAAGGTAATAAAACCATTGATTGCATCTGATGGAACGAAAAAACAGATCCCAGAAGGTTCAGAAGAATAA
- a CDS encoding DUF885 domain-containing protein, translated as MFRSNHFIFRKKRQVSAAVCVMLAGSLAVGCAYTDHKKSVSLGSGDGDPAVTAAFDNFLNELFQSEVTSNSINLHYTLSDPKAFGIEDYDVTLGDLSSDSLAENYATIENTLAQLKTYDYTSLSGNQQLTYDILSDYLQKELSVSNLDYYDEILKPSTGTQAQLPILYEEYEFHTVSDIEDYLDLIAQTDSYFDKIIAYEKEKADAGLFMSDYACSTIISQCDAFTENVDNNYLIVTFDNKIDAFEGLTESERDTYKAENEQNVKEHVIPAYENLSAALEELKGSGTNDNGLCYFADGKDYYEYLVYTATGSSLSIPDMENAISKQRSADLSAANTMMSDDPELWERCNEVTLTITEPDSILKELQEQMLADFPATPDTNFSIHYVDECMEDYLAPAFYITSPIDDYTNNSIYINPASEYADMKLFTTLAHEGYPGHLYQTVMTHTSGIEPIRSMLNYPGYVEGWATYVEMKSYHYAGLDENVATLLERNQSALLSLYATTDLGIHYDGWTLDDATSFWNQYGITSASTIQEIYELIVEEPAHYLEYYVGYLNFLQLKDNMQKTYFTNFDEKAFHQALLEIGPAPFDIIEKYLPAYYENALK; from the coding sequence ATGTTTCGATCCAATCATTTTATTTTTCGAAAAAAAAGACAGGTTTCTGCCGCCGTCTGCGTGATGCTGGCAGGCTCTTTAGCTGTTGGTTGTGCTTATACGGATCACAAAAAATCGGTCTCCCTTGGTTCCGGTGACGGTGACCCTGCTGTTACTGCGGCCTTTGATAACTTTTTGAACGAATTGTTCCAGTCCGAGGTGACTTCAAACAGCATCAACCTTCATTACACGTTATCGGACCCTAAAGCTTTTGGGATTGAGGACTATGATGTCACACTCGGTGACCTTTCTTCAGATTCGCTCGCCGAGAATTACGCGACGATTGAGAACACACTTGCCCAGTTAAAAACCTATGACTATACTTCACTTTCCGGCAACCAGCAATTGACCTATGATATCTTATCCGACTATTTGCAGAAGGAACTTTCCGTGTCCAATCTCGATTATTACGATGAGATTTTAAAACCTTCGACCGGCACGCAGGCACAGCTGCCGATTCTCTATGAAGAATACGAGTTTCATACCGTTTCGGATATCGAGGACTATCTAGATTTGATTGCACAGACGGATTCCTATTTTGATAAAATCATCGCCTATGAAAAAGAAAAAGCGGATGCCGGACTTTTCATGTCTGACTACGCTTGTAGTACAATTATTTCACAATGCGACGCTTTTACGGAAAATGTGGATAACAATTACCTGATTGTCACATTTGATAATAAAATCGATGCTTTTGAAGGCCTCACGGAATCGGAACGTGATACCTACAAGGCAGAGAATGAACAGAATGTAAAAGAACATGTCATTCCGGCCTACGAGAATCTTTCCGCGGCTTTGGAGGAACTGAAAGGCTCCGGCACCAATGACAACGGACTTTGCTATTTTGCAGATGGAAAAGATTACTACGAATACTTAGTCTACACGGCTACGGGTTCCTCCCTTTCCATCCCGGATATGGAAAATGCCATTTCCAAACAGCGTTCCGCAGATTTATCTGCCGCAAACACCATGATGAGTGATGACCCGGAACTTTGGGAGCGCTGCAACGAAGTGACGTTGACTATCACGGAACCGGACTCCATTTTAAAAGAATTACAGGAACAGATGCTTGCAGATTTTCCGGCTACACCAGATACCAACTTTTCCATTCATTATGTAGATGAATGTATGGAAGATTATCTGGCACCTGCTTTTTATATTACCTCACCGATTGATGATTACACGAACAATTCCATCTACATCAATCCGGCATCGGAATATGCAGATATGAAACTATTCACCACACTTGCACACGAAGGGTATCCTGGCCACCTCTACCAGACGGTTATGACGCATACCTCCGGAATTGAACCTATCCGCTCCATGCTCAACTACCCTGGTTATGTCGAGGGATGGGCAACCTACGTCGAGATGAAATCTTACCATTATGCCGGTCTTGATGAAAACGTTGCTACGCTGCTGGAGCGAAACCAGAGCGCTCTGCTTAGCCTGTATGCCACAACGGACCTTGGAATCCATTATGATGGATGGACGCTTGACGATGCCACTTCTTTTTGGAATCAGTATGGCATCACCAGTGCCTCAACCATCCAGGAAATTTATGAGCTGATTGTCGAGGAACCTGCCCATTATCTGGAATATTACGTTGGTTATTTGAATTTCCTTCAGTTAAAGGATAACATGCAAAAAACATATTTTACCAACTTCGATGAAAAAGCATTTCACCAGGCACTTTTAGAGATTGGTCCCGCACCATTTGATATTATTGAAAAATACCTGCCTGCTTATTATGAAAACGCATTAAAATAA
- a CDS encoding NAD-dependent protein deacylase, with translation MDEFLKWVKESDNIVFFGGAGVSTESGIPDFRSVDGLYHQKYDYPPETILSHTFYMRHTEEFYRFYKDKMLYLDAKPNEAHKKLAELEQAGKLKAVITQNIDGLHQAAGSKKVLELHGSVHRNYCTKCRKLFSAEYVLSSDGLPRCDACGGLIKPDVVLYEEGLDDQTMREAIYYIEHADMLIIGGTSLAVYPAAGLIDYYRGNKLVLVNKSTTPMDDRADLLIQGSIGEIFSKIEV, from the coding sequence ATGGATGAATTTTTAAAATGGGTAAAAGAATCAGATAATATCGTATTTTTTGGCGGAGCCGGGGTATCGACAGAGAGTGGCATTCCCGACTTTCGAAGTGTGGATGGTTTGTACCATCAGAAGTATGACTATCCGCCGGAAACAATTTTAAGCCACACATTTTACATGCGCCATACAGAGGAATTTTATCGTTTTTATAAGGATAAAATGCTGTATTTGGATGCAAAACCGAATGAGGCGCACAAGAAGCTGGCAGAGTTAGAACAGGCAGGAAAACTAAAGGCTGTGATTACGCAGAACATCGATGGACTCCATCAGGCAGCGGGAAGCAAGAAAGTCTTAGAACTTCATGGAAGTGTTCACAGAAATTACTGCACCAAGTGTAGAAAGCTGTTTTCCGCAGAGTATGTGCTTTCGTCCGATGGACTGCCACGTTGTGATGCGTGCGGCGGACTGATAAAACCAGATGTCGTATTGTACGAGGAAGGTCTGGATGACCAGACGATGAGAGAGGCGATTTATTATATTGAACATGCAGATATGTTGATTATCGGTGGCACTTCTCTTGCAGTATATCCGGCGGCAGGTCTGATTGATTATTATAGAGGAAACAAACTTGTATTAGTCAATAAATCGACAACCCCGATGGATGACAGAGCGGATCTTTTGATTCAGGGAAGCATTGGGGAGATTTTTTCAAAGATAGAGGTATAA
- a CDS encoding nucleoside recognition domain-containing protein, with translation MNYLWAGMILLGIFYAAFHGTLPEVSKAAIDSAKEAVMLCVTMLGVMSFWVGFMRIAQKAGLMKQAEKGLRPILRLLFPSLPKDHIANQYIAANMIANIFGLGWAATPAGLKAMEALADWNEENCKRYGTTKYRAKEIASKEMCTFLILNISSLQLIPVNIIAYRGQYGSTAPLAIVGPAIAATCCSTAAAVVFCLIRNRRR, from the coding sequence ATGAACTATCTTTGGGCAGGCATGATATTGCTTGGAATTTTTTATGCGGCATTTCATGGAACATTGCCAGAAGTGTCGAAAGCAGCAATCGACTCGGCGAAGGAGGCGGTTATGCTTTGTGTGACAATGCTTGGTGTGATGTCGTTCTGGGTCGGATTCATGCGTATTGCACAAAAAGCAGGTCTGATGAAACAGGCAGAAAAAGGGCTTCGCCCGATTCTTCGGTTATTGTTTCCGTCGCTGCCAAAAGACCACATTGCCAACCAATATATTGCGGCCAACATGATTGCCAATATCTTTGGGTTAGGGTGGGCGGCAACTCCGGCAGGGTTAAAGGCAATGGAGGCGCTGGCAGACTGGAATGAGGAAAACTGTAAACGTTATGGCACGACAAAGTACAGAGCGAAAGAGATTGCCTCGAAGGAGATGTGTACCTTTTTGATTCTAAATATTTCATCCTTGCAGTTGATACCGGTCAATATTATTGCGTACCGGGGGCAATATGGAAGTACAGCTCCGCTTGCAATTGTCGGGCCTGCGATTGCGGCAACCTGTTGCAGTACGGCCGCAGCGGTTGTTTTTTGCCTGATTCGAAACAGAAGACGGTAG
- the atpG gene encoding ATP synthase F1 subunit gamma, producing the protein MANTKEIQDRIKSINDTLKITNAMYMISSSKLKKSKKMLADTEPYFFTLQSEMSRILRHIPEVEDIYFKSTEDKPVEERKVGYIVITADKGLAGSYNHNVLKLAEEHLSSHPNHELFVLGELGRHYFEQRGIEIQKQFHYTVQNPTLNRARNIAEEILELYRNEELDEVYIIYTSMINAIQEETQILQLLPLRKADFDVQIPVDIPREELALKPSPEAVMDRIVPDYVVGFVYGALVESFSCEQNARMMAMEAASKSAKDMLHELDILYNRARQAAITQEITEVIAGAKSQKRKRKK; encoded by the coding sequence ATGGCAAATACGAAGGAAATTCAGGATCGAATTAAAAGTATCAATGATACATTAAAGATTACGAATGCCATGTACATGATTTCTTCTTCCAAATTGAAAAAGTCGAAAAAAATGCTTGCAGACACAGAGCCATATTTCTTCACGCTGCAGTCTGAGATGAGCCGTATTTTACGACACATTCCGGAAGTGGAAGATATCTATTTCAAATCAACGGAAGATAAGCCTGTGGAGGAACGAAAAGTAGGTTATATCGTTATCACTGCGGACAAAGGTCTTGCAGGGTCCTATAACCACAACGTTCTAAAGCTTGCAGAAGAGCATTTAAGCTCACATCCAAATCACGAGCTTTTCGTGCTTGGTGAGTTAGGACGTCACTATTTTGAACAGCGTGGAATTGAGATTCAAAAACAGTTTCATTACACCGTTCAGAACCCGACGCTAAACAGAGCAAGAAATATCGCAGAAGAGATTTTGGAGCTTTACCGGAACGAAGAATTAGACGAGGTTTACATAATTTATACCAGTATGATCAATGCCATTCAGGAAGAAACCCAGATTTTACAGCTTCTTCCACTGAGGAAAGCAGATTTTGATGTTCAGATTCCTGTGGATATTCCACGAGAGGAACTGGCACTCAAACCATCACCGGAAGCGGTTATGGATCGAATCGTACCAGATTATGTAGTCGGATTTGTCTATGGTGCATTGGTAGAATCATTTTCCTGCGAGCAGAATGCCAGAATGATGGCGATGGAAGCTGCATCAAAGAGTGCAAAAGATATGCTTCATGAACTGGATATTCTGTATAATCGTGCCAGACAGGCGGCAATTACACAGGAAATCACAGAGGTAATCGCCGGCGCTAAATCGCAGAAACGAAAACGCAAAAAATAA
- a CDS encoding DUF5704 domain-containing protein, giving the protein MAGFILAALKSETAVFAKESDCYKERLEFDEEGTLWMTTHDKKATGDVSYVTLGWTLKRENKKIGKTDCVRVKLEQYQDSKDDPAKKGYVFSYFRIGKEEIYSRIAEQNPAWAEELYRNGGMLYLDAIMTVKDSGKCRGSMSYDGTFTKNVYDTKEGIMGAETWAAPEALASHYDKAVYFPGNPSFLDRDPKEVVEVEEVSNGSLIQEEDLRTVNELHLSSNEYEVETAIPSGKPVTLSGKVEQYFYQADFLHYTGYYELPVTAKTTYKLVWEDEEHHEENVTITEFYEVRREFSYWKLSEVRLYYLDTCLVKNEAFQADEPVLLKNDRIPELTCVMNQEEYLKLPQTTIELSGGTLDGGSNRPYLSYGKMQEKVERSVGEIEVNNDGFSIDGDCYLKEGWSKKETSAPTYLMEQRPVTFTREKMVIPKGVTNGFYDTDIMTKYHLIASRAEKEYKIEKTNGIKVHTPVVCAGSISDERAWNQQVNPTVYPSLILGRTFSVTLSAQGTHLDVKGYGTQDYSEFVKEYQVYFPFAVIQGTQYFEKETWIPVKEGETVFTLPENVPEGDYQIWYRALAYNAKEPASMQWNANQNSDYDTAAVRLDATVVGRLFDFQITNVVDYPRWQSVFWKSGTTERSGITYFAGTNDWNGKKRRETNSLYLCPILKGSHPYRKNAGPVGLGYRVEFSLTSVGTSPGKENGMRLSPTFYHITKEGTNRQRVRLYQKDTLEEITLPFTWEGANDVVAAKAGQSSVQKEDLSQDIVLAQKEEVSQGIILEQEVLQDMDSDAELYHNSACKSNAWQKWNGTCRIEPDIYIVPADIDLKAYLRKKGGRIDTKDEIFLQGGYLIVNTDFTLLKGNSPHLNYRNPQNAKNGYCDMWKTEGFLTMRVDGEGTTFFFEEGDTFVFDLANTISSDYQSFGTH; this is encoded by the coding sequence TTGGCAGGTTTTATTCTTGCTGCGTTAAAAAGTGAGACTGCTGTCTTTGCAAAAGAAAGCGACTGCTACAAAGAGCGCTTAGAATTTGACGAAGAAGGAACGTTATGGATGACAACGCATGACAAGAAGGCGACCGGCGATGTCAGTTATGTGACACTTGGCTGGACGCTAAAGCGGGAGAATAAAAAGATAGGAAAAACGGATTGTGTCCGTGTAAAACTGGAGCAATACCAGGACAGCAAAGATGACCCTGCAAAAAAGGGTTACGTATTCAGTTATTTTCGAATTGGAAAGGAGGAGATTTACAGCCGGATTGCGGAACAGAATCCGGCGTGGGCAGAGGAACTTTACCGCAATGGAGGGATGTTATATCTAGATGCCATCATGACGGTAAAAGACAGCGGAAAATGCAGGGGAAGCATGTCTTATGATGGAACGTTTACCAAAAATGTTTACGACACAAAGGAAGGCATCATGGGAGCGGAAACCTGGGCGGCGCCGGAGGCACTGGCGTCGCATTATGATAAAGCAGTCTATTTTCCGGGGAACCCGTCTTTTTTGGACAGAGATCCGAAAGAGGTGGTAGAGGTCGAGGAAGTGAGTAATGGCTCACTCATACAGGAGGAGGATCTTCGTACGGTAAATGAACTACATTTGTCATCAAATGAGTACGAGGTGGAAACTGCAATTCCATCAGGAAAACCGGTTACGCTGTCAGGGAAGGTAGAGCAGTATTTTTACCAGGCAGATTTTTTGCATTATACCGGATATTATGAGCTGCCTGTTACGGCAAAAACGACATACAAGCTGGTGTGGGAGGATGAGGAACATCATGAGGAGAACGTGACCATCACAGAATTTTACGAGGTCAGGCGTGAGTTCTCTTATTGGAAGCTGAGTGAAGTCCGGCTGTATTATCTCGATACCTGTCTAGTAAAAAATGAGGCATTTCAGGCGGACGAACCGGTTCTGTTAAAGAATGACAGGATTCCGGAGCTGACTTGCGTGATGAACCAGGAAGAATACTTAAAACTTCCGCAGACAACGATTGAGCTTTCCGGTGGAACGCTAGACGGTGGAAGTAACCGTCCTTACCTTTCTTATGGAAAAATGCAGGAAAAGGTGGAACGCTCCGTCGGAGAAATCGAGGTGAACAACGATGGATTCTCGATTGACGGAGACTGTTATCTAAAAGAAGGATGGTCTAAAAAGGAGACAAGTGCTCCGACGTATCTGATGGAACAGCGGCCAGTCACGTTTACAAGAGAAAAAATGGTGATTCCAAAGGGAGTGACGAACGGTTTTTATGACACTGATATTATGACAAAATACCACTTGATAGCTTCAAGAGCGGAAAAAGAATACAAAATCGAGAAAACAAACGGAATAAAGGTACATACACCGGTGGTTTGCGCCGGGAGCATATCGGACGAGCGCGCATGGAACCAGCAGGTAAATCCGACTGTATATCCAAGTCTGATTTTAGGCAGGACGTTTTCGGTTACGCTGTCGGCCCAGGGAACACATCTGGATGTAAAAGGATATGGAACGCAAGATTACAGTGAATTTGTAAAGGAATATCAGGTTTATTTTCCGTTTGCGGTAATTCAGGGGACGCAGTATTTCGAAAAGGAGACCTGGATTCCGGTAAAAGAAGGAGAGACGGTATTTACACTGCCGGAAAACGTCCCGGAGGGGGATTACCAAATCTGGTACCGCGCACTTGCGTACAATGCAAAAGAGCCTGCAAGCATGCAATGGAATGCGAATCAGAATTCAGACTATGATACGGCGGCAGTCAGATTGGATGCGACGGTGGTGGGAAGGCTGTTTGATTTTCAGATTACCAACGTGGTAGATTATCCGCGCTGGCAAAGCGTGTTCTGGAAAAGTGGAACAACAGAGCGGAGCGGAATAACCTACTTTGCCGGAACCAACGATTGGAATGGAAAGAAGAGACGGGAGACGAATTCGCTTTATCTTTGCCCGATTTTAAAAGGCAGCCATCCTTACCGAAAGAATGCCGGGCCGGTCGGACTTGGTTACCGCGTTGAATTTTCGCTTACCTCGGTTGGAACAAGCCCCGGAAAAGAAAATGGGATGCGGCTGTCTCCGACCTTTTATCATATTACAAAAGAAGGAACGAACCGGCAGCGTGTCCGTCTGTATCAAAAAGATACTTTGGAGGAAATCACGCTTCCTTTTACCTGGGAGGGGGCAAACGATGTTGTGGCTGCGAAAGCCGGTCAGAGTTCCGTTCAAAAGGAAGATTTGTCACAGGACATCGTTTTAGCACAAAAGGAAGAAGTGTCACAAGGCATCATTTTAGAACAAGAAGTGCTACAAGACATGGATTCAGACGCAGAATTGTATCATAATTCCGCTTGTAAATCGAATGCGTGGCAAAAATGGAACGGAACATGTAGAATCGAACCGGACATCTACATCGTGCCGGCAGACATAGATTTGAAGGCGTACCTTCGCAAAAAGGGCGGACGGATAGACACCAAAGATGAAATTTTCCTCCAGGGAGGCTATCTCATTGTGAACACCGATTTTACGTTGCTAAAGGGAAACAGTCCGCATCTTAATTACCGCAATCCACAAAATGCGAAAAACGGCTACTGCGATATGTGGAAAACAGAAGGGTTTTTAACGATGCGTGTGGATGGTGAGGGAACAACCTTTTTCTTTGAGGAGGGGGATACGTTTGTATTTGATTTGGCGAACACAATCTCGTCGGATTATCAAAGTTTCGGAACGCATTAA